A window of Thunnus thynnus chromosome 17, fThuThy2.1, whole genome shotgun sequence contains these coding sequences:
- the LOC137168120 gene encoding uncharacterized protein has product MCLQVSSGVFRCLQVSSGASRSLQVSSCVSRCLQVPPGLFRCLQVPPGVFRCLQVSSGVFRCLQVSSGVFMCLQVSSGASRSLQVSLGVSRCLQVSSGVFWCLQVSLGVSRCLQVPPGVFWCLQVSSGVFRCLQVSSGVFRCL; this is encoded by the exons ATGTGTCTCCAGGTGTCTTCAGGTGTCTTCAG GTGTCTCCAGGTGTCTTCAGGTGCCTCCAGGTCTCTTCAGGTTTCTTCATGTGTCTCCAGGTGTCTTCAGGTGCCTCCAGGTCTCTTCAG GTGTCTTCAGGTGCCTCCAGGTGTCTTCAGGTGTCTTCAGGTGTCTTCTG GTGTCTTCAGGTGCCTCCAGGTCTCTTCAGGTGTCTTCATGTGTCTCCAGGTGTCTTCAGGTGCCTCCAGGTCTCTTCAGGTGTCTTTAGGTGTCTCCAGGTGTCTTCAG GTGTCTTCAGGTGTCTTCTGGTGTCTTCAGGTGTCTTTAGGTGTCTCCAGGTGTCTTCAGGTGCCTCCAGGTGTCTTCTGGTGTCTCCAGGTGTCTTCTGGTGTCTTCAGGTGTCTCCAGGTGTCTTCTGGTGTCTTCAG GTGTCTTTAG
- the LOC137168119 gene encoding leucine-rich repeat-containing protein 3B-like, with protein sequence MSSSAAQIIRLLLLLLILPLPNLVMTSSAFTVSRSQCPIDSVPADVCQQSEMMDGGLMVRCSGLRLTQVPVGLSNLTVRLFLDKNLLSSLPADSFSDLFLLDELDLSHNQLSSLEAGCFRGLASSLRFLDLSSNRLSLLDPAVLSGLRAHANLTHNPWHCDCRMQLSMPQLALDPSSLAEVICQTSDLPNLGAVGMPVVLLVEDWDLCLSVRRTTDVVMLVIMFIWFSTVISYLVYYIRQNQEDARRHMEYLKSLQSLQV encoded by the exons ATGTCATCGTCTGCAGCGCAAATCAtccgtcttcttcttcttcttctgatcCTTCCGTTGCCCAACctggtgatgacatcatcagcgtTTACAGTGTCTCGTTCACAGTGTCCCATCGACAGTGTTCCCGCCGACGTCTGCCAGCAATCTGAGATGATGGACGGAGGACTGATGGTCCGCTGCAGTGGACTGAGACTCACACAG GTACCCGTCGGCCTCTCGAACCTCACCGTTCGTCTGTTTCTGGATAAAAACCTGCTCAGCTCTCTGCCGGCCGACTCTTTCTCTGATCTGTTTCTGCTCGATGAGCTCGACCTCTCACACAACCAG CTGTCCTCGCTGGAAGCGGGCTGTTTTCGCGGTTTGGCGTCCTCTCTTCGCTTCCTGGACCTGTCGTCCAATCGGTTGTCTTTGTTGGACCCGGCGGTGCTCAGCGGGCTGAGAGCGCATGCTAACCTCACCCACAACCCCTGGCACTGCGACTGCAGGATGCAG CTGTCGATGCCTCAGTTGGCGCTGGACCCGTCCTCTCTGGCCGAAGTCATCTGCCAAACCTCTGACCTCCCAAACCTCG GAGCTGTTGGGATGCCAGTGGTCTTACTGGTGGAGGACTGGgatctgtgtctgtctgtacgAAGGACCACTGATGTGGTGATGCTGGTGATCATGTTCATCTGGTTCTCCACCGTCATCTCTTACCTGGTCTACTACATCCGGCAGAACCAGGAGGACGCCCGAAGACACATGGAGTACCTCAAGTCCCTGCAGAGCCTCCAGGTGTAG